A stretch of Kyrpidia spormannii DNA encodes these proteins:
- a CDS encoding nucleotide pyrophosphohydrolase: protein MTLREMQEDVDRYISQYQEGYFHPMTLVVRLAEELGELAREVNHRFGQKPKKPGEADGSVALELGDILFVVTCLANSLQIDLEEVHRAVMEKFRTRDKDRWTPVDRGTAESEGMAQ, encoded by the coding sequence ATGACCCTGCGGGAGATGCAGGAGGATGTGGATCGGTACATATCGCAGTATCAAGAAGGGTATTTTCATCCGATGACTTTAGTGGTTCGGTTGGCGGAAGAGTTAGGGGAGTTGGCCCGGGAGGTCAATCACCGGTTTGGGCAAAAGCCCAAAAAACCCGGGGAGGCCGATGGCAGTGTGGCTTTGGAGCTCGGGGATATCTTGTTTGTCGTGACCTGTTTGGCGAATTCGCTTCAGATCGATCTGGAGGAAGTCCACAGAGCGGTGATGGAAAAATTTCGGACCCGGGACAAAGATCGGTGGACCCCTGTGGATCGGGGGACGGCGGAATCGGAGGGGATGGCGCAATGA
- the dapB gene encoding 4-hydroxy-tetrahydrodipicolinate reductase, which produces MTEGEIRVVVSGATGKMGREVIRTMVAETGLRLVGAVASRAREDAGVAAGMEPLGIPVSANLRETLVSAEPDVLVDFTTPDAVERHVQEALELGVRPVVGTSGVTREQVQRWDGLCRERGVGGIVAPNFAVGAVLMMRFVREAARYLHHVEIIEMHHDGKLDAPSGTAVKTAEELVEAGLDLSSGRPDERELFPGARGAAIGGVRVHSVRLPGLVAHQEVILGGPGQILTVRHDSLDRVSFMPGVVLAVRGVMGYVGMMYGLEQLLG; this is translated from the coding sequence ATGACCGAAGGAGAGATTCGGGTGGTGGTATCCGGGGCTACGGGAAAAATGGGGCGGGAAGTGATCCGCACGATGGTGGCTGAGACCGGCTTGCGTTTGGTGGGAGCGGTGGCCTCCCGGGCCCGGGAGGACGCCGGGGTGGCGGCGGGTATGGAACCCCTGGGGATCCCGGTGTCGGCGAATCTACGCGAGACGCTCGTGAGCGCGGAACCGGACGTGCTGGTGGATTTTACAACTCCCGATGCGGTGGAGCGTCACGTTCAGGAGGCTTTGGAACTCGGGGTTCGTCCCGTGGTGGGGACGAGTGGCGTCACCCGGGAGCAGGTGCAGCGCTGGGATGGGTTGTGCCGAGAGAGGGGCGTGGGGGGCATTGTCGCGCCGAACTTTGCCGTGGGCGCGGTGTTGATGATGCGGTTTGTCCGGGAGGCGGCCCGGTATCTTCACCACGTAGAGATTATAGAAATGCACCACGACGGGAAGTTAGATGCCCCGTCGGGCACGGCGGTGAAGACGGCGGAGGAGCTGGTGGAAGCCGGGCTCGATTTGTCGTCCGGCAGGCCGGATGAGCGGGAGCTTTTCCCCGGTGCCCGGGGGGCGGCCATCGGGGGGGTGAGGGTCCATTCGGTGCGTTTACCGGGGCTCGTGGCGCACCAGGAGGTGATCCTCGGAGGGCCGGGGCAGATCTTGACGGTGCGGCACGATTCCTTGGATCGGGTCTCCTTTATGCCCGGGGTGGTACTGGCGGTGCGGGGTGTGATGGGTTATGTAGGAATGATGTATGGGCTGGAACAATTGCTCGGCTGA
- a CDS encoding CCA tRNA nucleotidyltransferase — protein MQSVAGIRVWRAAEEVIAALTDAGWEAVYVGGGVRDLLLGRGAKDVDIATAAPPEAVMKVFPEAVPTGLAFGTVTIPRQGIGVEVTTYRREGGYRDRRRPSQVEYTPKLEEDLGRRDFTINAMAMSRGFRLIDPFGGLEDLLAGQIRAVGDPAQRFAEDALRMVRALRLAAELSFDLDPSVVLALNKQVKDVRYVAVERVLGEWRRLVVGDVDKVARELAACGFLEWWTGMPVGRDRGLQVAAVWGRACRRLPRDSALRTGVLLWMLGCTRQHAAAMTKAWRASRLFQRDVITWWEACHFDPLRAEPGDWARWLYHLGRERAEMGLRVVQAVRGYGEEEEMASREAFRRAVEAQPLWDRRDFATEFETLCRAAHIPPGPLWGEAERALREALLNGQVANDPRALGEYLAHWVRGRRKMEGGQ, from the coding sequence ATGCAGTCCGTGGCGGGGATCCGGGTATGGCGGGCGGCGGAGGAGGTGATCGCCGCCTTGACCGACGCTGGATGGGAAGCGGTTTACGTCGGGGGCGGAGTGCGGGATCTTTTGCTCGGACGGGGGGCCAAGGATGTGGACATCGCCACAGCCGCTCCGCCCGAGGCTGTCATGAAGGTTTTCCCGGAAGCGGTTCCGACGGGTTTGGCTTTTGGGACAGTGACCATTCCCCGACAGGGCATTGGCGTAGAAGTGACGACCTACCGCCGGGAAGGCGGGTATCGGGATCGGCGACGGCCGTCCCAGGTGGAGTATACACCAAAACTTGAAGAGGATTTGGGTCGCCGGGATTTCACGATTAACGCCATGGCGATGAGTCGGGGGTTTCGCCTGATCGATCCCTTTGGCGGCCTCGAAGATCTATTGGCCGGACAGATCCGTGCGGTGGGAGATCCTGCCCAGCGTTTTGCCGAAGACGCCCTTCGCATGGTCCGGGCCCTGCGGTTGGCGGCAGAGTTGTCTTTCGATCTCGATCCTTCGGTGGTTTTGGCCCTGAACAAACAGGTGAAGGACGTTCGCTATGTCGCGGTGGAACGGGTGCTGGGGGAGTGGCGGCGCCTGGTGGTGGGTGACGTGGACAAGGTGGCCCGGGAGTTGGCGGCGTGCGGCTTTCTGGAGTGGTGGACGGGAATGCCGGTGGGTCGGGATCGGGGTCTCCAGGTCGCGGCGGTGTGGGGTCGGGCGTGCCGCCGACTCCCCCGGGATTCGGCCCTTCGGACGGGGGTGCTGCTGTGGATGTTGGGCTGCACCCGGCAACATGCGGCCGCGATGACAAAGGCTTGGAGAGCGAGCCGCCTGTTTCAACGGGATGTGATCACGTGGTGGGAAGCGTGCCATTTTGATCCCCTTCGGGCGGAGCCCGGGGATTGGGCCCGGTGGCTGTACCACCTCGGGCGGGAGCGAGCGGAGATGGGATTGCGGGTGGTGCAGGCGGTTCGGGGATACGGGGAAGAAGAAGAGATGGCGAGCCGGGAGGCGTTTCGCCGGGCTGTAGAGGCGCAGCCCCTTTGGGACCGCCGGGATTTCGCAACGGAATTCGAGACATTGTGCCGAGCGGCTCACATCCCCCCTGGTCCGCTGTGGGGGGAGGCCGAGCGGGCTTTGCGAGAAGCTCTGTTGAACGGTCAGGTGGCGAATGACCCCCGGGCCCTCGGGGAGTACCTCGCACATTGGGTCCGGGGGCGCCGGAAGATGGAGGGTGGGCAGTGA